A region of Oceanithermus desulfurans DNA encodes the following proteins:
- the dxs gene encoding 1-deoxy-D-xylulose-5-phosphate synthase, with protein MLLSRIRGPEDLKTLSEEELHELVEELRSEIIRVTAETGGHLASSLGAVELIVALHRVFDSPRDRILFDVGHQAYAHKLLTGRQDRFHTLRQEGGLSGFTKVSESEHDAITVGHASTSLANALGMAVARDLQGQDHKIVAVIGDGALTGGMALAALNKIGEMGKDMLIVLNDNEMSISPNVGALAGYFKTLQVQKWVQDAEKLGKGFLERISPRLFELADRAKEATKMILHQENPFYAWNLRYVGPVDGHDLKGLVYLLEKLKDLSGPTLLHIVTKKGKGYKVAEEDPTHWHGASPFNPDAPQKKKGSHTWSLAFGDAVTELAEREEKLVVLTPAMREGSGLVRYAQTWPDRYLDVGIAEDVAVTTAAGLALAGMKPVVAIYSTFLQRAVDQVIHDVAIEKLNVVFAIDRAGLVGADGPTHHGVFDLAFLRTVPGMQIAAPKDALELRAMLAAALEQNGPVALRWPRGAVEPAPEGAWPECAWGRWEVLKPGSEVYLLAFGKTLGYALEAAAADPRVGVVNARFLKPLDRETLAELAAGRALVTVEDHQLAGGFGAAVLEALEELGLRPEVRRLGLPDRFTDQGKVESLHARAGIDAAGIRRALAELGVNVNVSAPRAG; from the coding sequence ATGCTGCTTAGCCGTATCCGCGGTCCCGAGGACCTGAAGACGCTGTCCGAGGAAGAACTCCACGAGCTCGTCGAGGAGCTGCGCAGCGAGATCATCCGCGTCACCGCCGAGACCGGCGGCCACCTGGCCAGCAGCCTGGGGGCGGTGGAGCTGATCGTGGCGCTGCACCGCGTCTTCGACTCGCCACGCGACCGCATCCTCTTCGACGTGGGCCACCAGGCCTACGCCCACAAGCTGCTCACCGGCCGCCAGGACCGCTTTCACACCCTGCGTCAGGAAGGCGGGCTCTCGGGCTTCACCAAGGTGAGCGAGTCGGAACACGACGCCATCACCGTAGGTCACGCCTCCACCAGCCTGGCCAACGCCCTGGGCATGGCGGTGGCGCGCGACCTCCAGGGGCAGGATCACAAGATCGTGGCCGTCATCGGCGACGGCGCCCTCACCGGGGGCATGGCCCTGGCCGCGCTCAACAAGATCGGCGAGATGGGCAAAGACATGCTCATCGTACTCAACGACAACGAGATGTCGATCAGCCCCAACGTGGGCGCGCTCGCGGGCTACTTCAAGACGCTGCAGGTGCAGAAGTGGGTGCAGGACGCCGAGAAGCTGGGCAAGGGCTTCCTCGAGCGCATCTCGCCGCGGCTCTTCGAGCTGGCCGACCGCGCCAAGGAAGCCACCAAGATGATCCTCCACCAGGAAAACCCCTTCTACGCCTGGAACCTCCGCTACGTCGGCCCGGTGGACGGGCACGACCTGAAGGGGCTCGTCTACCTGCTGGAAAAGCTGAAGGACCTTTCCGGCCCCACCCTGCTGCACATCGTCACCAAGAAGGGCAAGGGGTACAAGGTGGCCGAGGAGGACCCCACCCACTGGCACGGGGCCAGCCCCTTCAATCCTGACGCACCGCAGAAAAAGAAGGGCAGCCACACCTGGTCGCTCGCCTTCGGCGACGCGGTCACCGAACTGGCCGAGCGCGAGGAGAAGCTGGTCGTGCTCACGCCGGCGATGCGCGAGGGTTCGGGGCTGGTGCGCTACGCCCAGACCTGGCCCGACCGCTACCTCGACGTGGGCATCGCCGAGGACGTGGCCGTGACCACCGCCGCCGGCCTGGCGCTGGCGGGGATGAAGCCGGTGGTGGCCATCTACTCGACCTTCCTGCAGCGGGCCGTGGACCAAGTGATCCACGACGTGGCCATCGAGAAGCTGAACGTCGTCTTCGCCATCGACCGCGCCGGGCTGGTGGGCGCCGACGGCCCCACCCACCACGGCGTCTTCGACCTCGCCTTTTTACGCACGGTGCCGGGAATGCAGATCGCCGCCCCCAAGGACGCCCTCGAGCTGCGGGCCATGCTCGCGGCCGCGCTCGAGCAAAACGGGCCGGTGGCGCTGCGCTGGCCGCGCGGGGCGGTGGAGCCCGCCCCCGAGGGGGCCTGGCCCGAGTGCGCCTGGGGCCGCTGGGAGGTGCTCAAGCCCGGTAGCGAGGTCTACCTGCTCGCCTTCGGCAAGACGCTCGGCTACGCCCTGGAGGCGGCCGCCGCCGACCCCCGCGTGGGGGTGGTGAACGCCCGCTTCCTCAAGCCGCTCGACCGCGAAACCCTGGCCGAGCTGGCGGCCGGTCGCGCGCTCGTGACCGTCGAGGACCACCAGCTCGCCGGCGGCTTCGGCGCCGCGGTGCTCGAGGCCCTGGAGGAGCTGGGCCTCCGCCCCGAGGTGCGCCGCCTCGGCCTGCCCGACCGCTTCACCGATCAGGGCAAGGTCGAAAGCCTGCACGCCCGAGCCGGCATCGACGCCGCCGGGATTCGGCGAGCGCTGGCGGAGCTGGGCGTGAACGTGAACGTCTCCGCGCCGCGCGCGGGCTAG
- the recF gene encoding DNA replication/repair protein RecF (All proteins in this family for which functions are known are DNA-binding proteins that assist the filamentation of RecA onto DNA for the initiation of recombination or recombinational repair.) translates to MILTRLRQQNFRNLASLELVLPPGPLALVGPNASGKTNLLEAIFLALGGEVRGALADRVRFGAPEARLFAEVETQLGVVRFEQRFGRGGREIRLNEAPASLRELSEYAGAVWIRPEDIALVRGGPEERRRWLDLALMRFSPRYRALLSAYEKTLRQRNAALRTSPRGLGVWNERLAGYGEQVLHWRRRILERLAPLAAAAYRELDAAPLELELRETAPPERLAEVLEANLQEELERGVTLAGPHRDDVRLLLGSLDAVKFASRGEARSVALALRLAEHRLLAEHHGEPPLLLVDDFAAELDARRQAALLAYAAQLPQAVLSGTHAPEGWTRTLRIEAGVWNLEA, encoded by the coding sequence ATGATCCTCACCCGGCTGCGCCAGCAGAACTTCCGCAACCTCGCGAGCCTGGAGCTGGTGCTGCCGCCGGGCCCGCTGGCGCTGGTGGGCCCCAACGCCAGCGGCAAGACCAACCTGCTCGAGGCCATCTTCCTGGCCCTCGGCGGCGAGGTGCGGGGGGCGCTGGCCGACCGGGTGCGCTTCGGCGCGCCCGAGGCGCGGCTCTTCGCCGAGGTGGAGACCCAGCTGGGGGTGGTGCGCTTCGAGCAGCGCTTCGGCCGCGGCGGCCGCGAGATCCGCCTCAACGAGGCCCCCGCGAGTCTGCGCGAACTCTCCGAGTACGCCGGGGCGGTCTGGATCCGCCCCGAGGACATCGCCCTGGTGCGCGGCGGTCCCGAAGAACGCCGCCGCTGGCTGGATCTGGCGCTGATGCGCTTCTCGCCCCGCTACCGGGCGCTGCTCTCGGCCTACGAGAAGACGCTGCGCCAGCGCAACGCCGCCCTGCGGACGAGCCCCCGCGGCCTGGGGGTCTGGAACGAGCGGCTGGCCGGCTACGGCGAGCAGGTGCTCCACTGGCGCCGGCGCATCCTCGAGCGCCTGGCCCCGCTGGCGGCCGCGGCCTACCGCGAGCTCGACGCCGCGCCGCTGGAGCTTGAGCTGCGTGAGACCGCCCCACCCGAACGGCTCGCCGAGGTGCTGGAGGCCAACCTGCAGGAAGAGCTGGAACGCGGCGTCACCCTGGCGGGGCCCCACCGCGACGACGTGCGGCTGCTGCTGGGCAGCCTCGACGCGGTCAAGTTCGCGAGCCGCGGCGAGGCGCGCAGCGTGGCCCTGGCGCTGCGCCTGGCCGAGCACCGGCTGCTGGCCGAGCACCACGGCGAGCCGCCGCTGCTTTTGGTCGACGACTTCGCGGCCGAGCTCGATGCCCGCCGCCAGGCGGCGCTGCTGGCCTACGCCGCCCAGCTGCCGCAGGCGGTGCTCAGCGGCACCCACGCCCCGGAGGGCTGGACCCGGACGCTGCGCATCGAGGCCGGGGTCTGGAACCTGGAAGCCTAG